The following proteins are co-located in the Vigna angularis cultivar LongXiaoDou No.4 chromosome 2, ASM1680809v1, whole genome shotgun sequence genome:
- the LOC108327066 gene encoding uncharacterized protein LOC108327066 isoform X2, which produces MEEEHQYSESSEELQTQKPDGENQQLQHRYQIPGAEEKLVLQFMDSVHNYLSLFDTVSSTLRQGWFDLASARHSMGAARINSSLLDLKFHSAATTLKITNHDGTQPCFMLRKWVSSEEESTNELEDENVQPQDSSSVKSSDNADIQKERSKSLSVFGVLISPKLRASQLSFEKALETLVEIANMQSSLLCSFHQLQKVEDAKE; this is translated from the exons ATGGAAGAAGAGCATCAATATTCTGAAAGTAGTGAAGAACTACAGACCCAGAAACCGGATGGAGAAAATCAACAGTTGCAGCATCGATACCAAATACCTGGAGCTGAAGAGAAACTAGTATTACAATTTATGGATTCAGTGCATAACTACTTATCTCTCTTTGATACAGTGTCCTCCACACTACGACAG GGATGGTTTGACTTGGCAAGTGCTCGACATTCCATGGGTGCTGCTCGTATTAATAGTTCTTTATTGGACCTGAAATTCCATTCAGCTGCCACAACATTGAAGATAACCAACCATGATG GTACACAACCATGCTTCATGTTGCGTAAATGGGTATCCTCTGAAGAAGAGAGTACTAACGAGTTAGAAGACGAGAATGTCCAGCCACAAGATAGTAGTAGTGTGAAATCTTCCG ATAATGCTGAC ATTCAAAAGGAGAGATCCAAGTCCTTATCAGTTTTTGGAGTTTTAATTTCGCCAAAGCTTCGAGCCTCTCAGCTGTCATTTGAGAAAG CACTAGAGACACTCGTAGAAATAGCTAATATGCAATCATCATTGTTATGTTCTTTTCACCAACTTCAGAAGGTGGAAGATGCCAAAGAATGA
- the LOC108327066 gene encoding uncharacterized protein LOC108327066 isoform X1: MEEEHQYSESSEELQTQKPDGENQQLQHRYQIPGAEEKLVLQFMDSVHNYLSLFDTVSSTLRQGWFDLASARHSMGAARINSSLLDLKFHSAATTLKITNHDGTQPCFMLRKWVSSEEESTNELEDENVQPQDSSSVKSSGLADNADIQKERSKSLSVFGVLISPKLRASQLSFEKALETLVEIANMQSSLLCSFHQLQKVEDAKE, from the exons ATGGAAGAAGAGCATCAATATTCTGAAAGTAGTGAAGAACTACAGACCCAGAAACCGGATGGAGAAAATCAACAGTTGCAGCATCGATACCAAATACCTGGAGCTGAAGAGAAACTAGTATTACAATTTATGGATTCAGTGCATAACTACTTATCTCTCTTTGATACAGTGTCCTCCACACTACGACAG GGATGGTTTGACTTGGCAAGTGCTCGACATTCCATGGGTGCTGCTCGTATTAATAGTTCTTTATTGGACCTGAAATTCCATTCAGCTGCCACAACATTGAAGATAACCAACCATGATG GTACACAACCATGCTTCATGTTGCGTAAATGGGTATCCTCTGAAGAAGAGAGTACTAACGAGTTAGAAGACGAGAATGTCCAGCCACAAGATAGTAGTAGTGTGAAATCTTCCG GACTTGCAGATAATGCTGAC ATTCAAAAGGAGAGATCCAAGTCCTTATCAGTTTTTGGAGTTTTAATTTCGCCAAAGCTTCGAGCCTCTCAGCTGTCATTTGAGAAAG CACTAGAGACACTCGTAGAAATAGCTAATATGCAATCATCATTGTTATGTTCTTTTCACCAACTTCAGAAGGTGGAAGATGCCAAAGAATGA